Proteins encoded in a region of the Flavobacterium sp. MDT1-60 genome:
- a CDS encoding glucose 1-dehydrogenase, translated as MKNLENKVAIVTGGNSGIGYAAAAELAAKGAKVIITGRNKEALVKAEQELNVTGIVSDQSDLKSIDSLVEQVAAQFGKVDILFLNAGIASFAPVESASEEHYDSIMNVNVKGVYFTVQKVLPILNDGGSIIFNTSINAHVGMPNSSVYASSKAAVLSLNKVFATELAPRKIRVNAVSPGPVETPLYGKLGLEKAEVDGFGAILGEKILLKRFGQASEIAKTIGFLASDDASFITGTEIVVDGGLTVNAVV; from the coding sequence ATGAAAAATTTAGAAAACAAAGTTGCAATAGTAACTGGAGGAAACAGCGGAATTGGATATGCAGCAGCAGCTGAGTTAGCAGCAAAAGGGGCAAAAGTAATTATTACAGGAAGAAACAAAGAAGCTTTGGTAAAAGCTGAACAAGAATTAAATGTTACCGGAATTGTATCAGATCAATCTGATTTGAAATCAATCGATTCTTTAGTAGAACAAGTTGCTGCTCAATTTGGTAAAGTAGATATCCTATTTTTAAATGCGGGAATTGCTTCTTTTGCGCCAGTTGAGTCTGCTTCAGAAGAACATTACGACAGTATTATGAATGTAAATGTGAAAGGAGTTTATTTTACCGTTCAAAAAGTATTGCCAATATTGAATGATGGAGGTTCTATAATTTTTAACACTTCTATAAATGCTCATGTTGGTATGCCAAATTCAAGTGTATACGCATCAAGCAAAGCGGCAGTTTTATCTTTAAATAAAGTTTTTGCTACAGAATTAGCGCCAAGAAAAATCAGAGTAAACGCAGTTTCTCCTGGTCCCGTTGAAACTCCTCTTTATGGTAAATTAGGTTTAGAAAAAGCAGAAGTGGACGGATTTGGGGCTATTTTAGGAGAGAAAATTTTATTAAAACGTTTTGGACAAGCTTCAGAAATTGCAAAAACTATTGGATTTCTTGCTTCAGATGATGCTTCATTTATTACTGGAACTGAAATTGTTGTCGACGGTGGACTTACTGTGAATGCTGTAGTATAA
- a CDS encoding TetR/AcrR family transcriptional regulator yields the protein MARTKEFNEDQALDKAIEIFWHKGYNGTSAQDLVTYLGLSRSSLYDTFGDKQKLFARSLQRYQKNAQDQIVKLFEESANIKETLQDIFKQAVIESLEDRITKGCFMVNSSVELAMHDEEIGKIVKNNSRIMEEVFTKAVQKGQNAGHISTKTDARTLARFIFNNYSGIRVLARTGERDKQVYDDIVKAMFSLL from the coding sequence ATGGCCAGAACAAAAGAATTTAATGAAGATCAGGCTTTAGACAAAGCAATTGAAATATTTTGGCACAAAGGATATAACGGAACTTCGGCCCAGGATTTAGTAACTTATTTAGGTTTAAGCCGCTCTAGTTTGTATGATACTTTTGGGGATAAGCAAAAACTCTTTGCCCGATCTTTGCAACGTTATCAAAAAAATGCACAGGATCAAATTGTAAAACTTTTTGAAGAATCTGCGAATATAAAAGAAACATTGCAGGATATCTTTAAACAAGCTGTTATAGAAAGCCTCGAAGATCGAATTACGAAGGGTTGTTTTATGGTAAACTCGTCTGTAGAACTTGCCATGCATGATGAAGAAATTGGAAAGATTGTGAAAAACAACAGCCGGATCATGGAAGAGGTTTTTACAAAGGCAGTTCAGAAAGGTCAAAATGCAGGACATATTTCTACGAAGACAGATGCCAGAACTTTAGCGCGATTTATCTTTAATAATTATTCAGGAATTCGTGTTTTGGCCAGAACAGGCGAAAGAGACAAACAAGTTTATGATGATATAGTAAAAGCAATGTTTTCTTTATTATAA
- a CDS encoding nucleoid-associated protein, which produces MINLFNTHIETLAIHRVGNKSRNEAIFLSEQPFNLNDEIVPLIKEYFFKPFREKEENYYQFAHEVDLDYNDMFKYATEIFNNPGNLQEISKKITTHLFEQSNHPHIKNGEVYVTYLTNLSIDNNVVDAIGIFKSELQADFLQFEEKDSNLEMILQQGINLSKLDKGCLIFNYKKDEGYKILTVDSNRYDARYWLEHFLSVDAFEDENFITKKYLKFCQGFAKDVVLPAEDKKEEVMFMNRSVNYFAKNDQFEEQNFLNEVLDNPDLIPEFKNYKVDKGEKYSIEDVTSFPIANAAVSDARKSIKNVINLDTHIQIKMDFINPESAEKFVEKGWDEEKQMYYYLVYFNKEEKS; this is translated from the coding sequence ATGATCAACCTTTTCAACACCCACATCGAGACGCTTGCGATACACCGCGTAGGAAACAAAAGCAGAAACGAAGCGATTTTTTTATCGGAACAGCCTTTTAATTTGAATGATGAAATTGTGCCTCTGATAAAAGAGTACTTTTTTAAACCTTTTAGAGAGAAAGAAGAAAACTATTATCAGTTTGCGCACGAAGTCGATTTGGACTATAACGACATGTTTAAATATGCAACTGAGATTTTTAACAATCCGGGGAATTTACAAGAGATCTCCAAAAAAATTACTACACATTTATTTGAGCAATCAAACCATCCACACATTAAAAACGGAGAGGTTTATGTGACTTATCTAACAAATTTAAGTATAGACAATAATGTTGTTGATGCTATTGGAATTTTTAAAAGCGAGTTACAAGCTGACTTTTTACAATTTGAAGAAAAAGACAGCAATCTTGAAATGATTTTGCAGCAAGGAATCAACCTAAGTAAATTAGACAAAGGATGTTTGATCTTTAACTATAAAAAAGACGAAGGATACAAAATTCTAACTGTGGATAGTAACCGTTATGATGCGCGTTACTGGTTAGAGCACTTTTTATCTGTTGATGCTTTTGAAGATGAAAACTTCATCACCAAAAAATATTTAAAATTCTGTCAGGGCTTTGCAAAAGATGTTGTTTTGCCAGCAGAAGACAAAAAAGAAGAAGTAATGTTTATGAACCGATCTGTGAATTATTTCGCTAAAAATGATCAGTTTGAGGAACAAAATTTCCTTAATGAAGTATTAGACAATCCAGACTTAATTCCTGAATTCAAAAACTATAAAGTTGATAAAGGAGAAAAATACAGCATCGAAGATGTAACCTCATTCCCTATTGCAAATGCAGCTGTTTCGGACGCCAGAAAATCGATTAAAAACGTTATTAATCTGGATACTCACATTCAGATTAAAATGGATTTCATCAATCCTGAAAGTGCAGAAAAATTTGTTGAAAAAGGCTGGGATGAAGAAAAACAAATGTATTACTACTTAGTGTATTTCAATAAAGAAGAAAAAAGCTAA
- a CDS encoding four helix bundle protein, which translates to MKTFRDLLIWQKSMNLVTEIYQLTNSFPKEEIYGLTSQIRRSAISIPSNIAEGYGRDGNTDYLRFLNISISSLFEIQTQLEISYNLKYINQIQFNKTNGESREIERMLSAFIRKIKDRK; encoded by the coding sequence ATGAAAACTTTTCGAGACCTTTTAATCTGGCAAAAATCCATGAACTTAGTAACTGAGATTTACCAATTAACAAATTCATTTCCCAAAGAAGAAATTTATGGGCTAACTTCACAAATTAGAAGAAGTGCAATATCAATACCAAGCAACATAGCAGAAGGTTATGGAAGAGATGGAAATACTGATTATTTACGGTTTTTAAACATCTCTATTTCTTCGTTGTTTGAAATACAAACACAACTTGAAATTTCATACAATCTGAAATATATTAATCAAATTCAATTTAACAAGACAAATGGAGAAAGCAGGGAAATAGAGCGAATGTTAAGTGCTTTTATTAGAAAAATAAAAGACAGAAAATAA
- a CDS encoding HPP family protein — MPAQKIKRGYRKTRYILYKETLVDYKEHFWSFLGSFVGIGILAYIQSIHFSGNDAVYLIGSFGASSVLVYGIIQSPFSQPRNLIGGHLVSALVGVTVHKLAPDIIWIAAPLAVSLAIILMQITKTLHPPGGATALIAVIGSDKIKALGYMYVLSPVLVGVLILFLTALVFNNMTSGRTYPSHNTYHKHYHKIRKRLTGK, encoded by the coding sequence ATGCCTGCTCAAAAAATAAAAAGAGGATATCGCAAAACACGTTACATTCTTTACAAAGAAACCTTAGTAGATTATAAGGAACATTTTTGGTCTTTCTTGGGTTCCTTTGTCGGCATTGGAATCCTGGCATATATTCAATCGATACATTTTTCAGGAAATGACGCTGTTTATTTAATTGGTTCTTTTGGAGCTTCTAGTGTTTTAGTTTACGGAATTATTCAGAGCCCTTTTTCACAACCCCGAAATTTAATCGGCGGTCATTTAGTTTCAGCCTTAGTAGGTGTTACGGTTCATAAATTGGCTCCGGATATCATTTGGATTGCGGCACCGCTGGCTGTTTCACTCGCTATTATTTTAATGCAAATCACCAAAACCCTGCATCCACCGGGAGGCGCAACGGCACTTATTGCTGTTATTGGTTCTGATAAAATAAAAGCTTTAGGTTATATGTATGTACTTTCTCCAGTTTTGGTTGGCGTTTTGATTTTGTTTCTGACGGCTTTAGTTTTTAATAATATGACTTCCGGCAGAACTTATCCGAGTCATAATACTTATCATAAACACTATCATAAGATTAGAAAACGATTGACCGGGAAATAA
- a CDS encoding chloride channel protein has translation MNKTAQIKKNHQFIKFRKLVIVSILIGFLSAFLGISLKKITEYYEEIFFHEVSVNPIFYIIFPVFGLSVIYFLRQYLFKKKENKGIKEVFESTRSNSKNLPSYKIPSHFINGLLTVIFGGSTGIEVSTVVATATIGSVAQQKENIFRQYKTELICAGVAAGVTALFSSPIAGILFALEVISRKVTRAFIISNVIAVSIAFGLLTILKEEPLFAVTITTWHLKAIPYFILLGILAGLNSVYLTRCILFFKSQFGKIGVHYYKIIIGSAVLSISLFIFPQLYGEGYHAIKAIFASSSEIPLTITLAFTFVGILLLKPIVTSITLASGGDGGVFAPSLFIGAFLGLLLASILNTFFHVNVIPVNFMIIGMAAVLSASIHAPFTAIFLVCGLTNDYTLFFPIMVVCLISKYTAKMIYPHTVYTYAPTLSK, from the coding sequence ATGAACAAAACGGCGCAAATCAAAAAAAATCATCAATTTATTAAATTCCGAAAATTAGTTATTGTTTCTATTTTAATTGGCTTCCTTTCAGCCTTTCTCGGAATCTCACTTAAAAAAATAACGGAATATTACGAAGAAATCTTCTTTCATGAAGTCTCAGTAAACCCTATTTTTTATATAATTTTCCCTGTTTTCGGATTATCCGTAATTTATTTTCTTAGACAATATCTTTTCAAAAAGAAAGAAAACAAAGGCATCAAAGAGGTTTTTGAAAGTACCAGATCAAATTCAAAAAATCTGCCATCTTATAAAATTCCATCACACTTTATCAACGGATTATTGACTGTTATTTTTGGAGGGTCAACCGGAATCGAAGTTTCGACCGTTGTTGCTACCGCCACTATTGGTTCTGTAGCGCAGCAAAAAGAAAATATATTTCGCCAATATAAAACCGAATTAATCTGTGCAGGTGTTGCTGCGGGAGTTACCGCTTTATTCAGCAGCCCAATTGCCGGAATTTTGTTCGCTTTAGAAGTTATTTCAAGAAAAGTGACACGTGCTTTTATCATTTCAAATGTTATTGCAGTTTCAATTGCTTTCGGGTTGCTTACCATTTTAAAAGAAGAACCGTTATTTGCTGTTACGATTACAACCTGGCATTTAAAAGCAATTCCCTATTTTATTCTTTTGGGAATTTTGGCCGGCTTGAATTCGGTTTACTTAACACGTTGCATTTTGTTTTTTAAATCTCAATTTGGAAAAATTGGAGTTCATTATTACAAAATCATTATAGGATCTGCTGTTTTAAGTATTTCACTATTTATTTTTCCTCAATTATACGGAGAAGGTTATCATGCTATAAAAGCAATTTTTGCCAGTTCTTCAGAAATTCCGTTGACTATAACTCTGGCTTTTACATTTGTTGGAATTTTACTTTTAAAACCAATCGTAACTTCAATTACATTAGCTTCTGGCGGTGACGGCGGGGTTTTTGCTCCTAGTTTATTTATCGGAGCATTTTTAGGATTACTATTGGCTTCAATCTTAAATACCTTTTTTCATGTAAATGTAATTCCCGTAAATTTTATGATTATCGGAATGGCAGCGGTTCTAAGCGCCAGTATTCACGCACCTTTTACAGCAATATTTCTAGTTTGTGGATTAACAAACGATTACACTTTGTTTTTCCCGATAATGGTGGTTTGCTTAATTTCGAAATACACTGCAAAAATGATTTACCCACACACGGTTTATACATATGCTCCGACTTTATCTAAATAA
- a CDS encoding VOC family protein, producing MLTLNKVHHIAILCSDYQKSKTFYTEVLGLTIIREIYREERQSYKLDLALNGNYIVELFSFPNPPKRPSRPEAVGLRHLAFEVINLDETITFLNSKKVESEPIRIDETTEKRFTFIADPDELPIEFYER from the coding sequence ATGCTTACCTTAAATAAAGTTCATCACATTGCCATTCTATGCTCTGATTATCAAAAATCTAAAACTTTTTATACGGAAGTTTTGGGATTAACTATTATCAGAGAAATCTACCGCGAAGAACGTCAATCTTACAAGCTCGATTTAGCCTTAAATGGCAATTATATTGTCGAATTGTTTTCATTTCCAAATCCGCCGAAACGCCCGTCACGACCAGAAGCTGTTGGTTTGCGCCATTTAGCTTTTGAAGTAATTAATTTGGATGAAACTATTACTTTTCTAAATTCAAAAAAAGTAGAATCAGAACCTATCAGAATTGATGAAACCACTGAAAAACGATTTACGTTTATCGCCGATCCTGATGAATTGCCCATTGAGTTTTATGAGAGGTAA
- a CDS encoding sugar O-acetyltransferase — MKTEKEKMISGEYYIAGDPVLVKERRKAKNLLHRLNVTEYRLTKKAKEIIAELIPNTGKSFYIEPPFHCDYGYNITCGDNVYFNVNCVVLDCAPVTIGSNVFFAPNVQIYTATHPLDAELRKSLENALRISIGDDCWIGGNSVICPGVTIGKGCVIGAGSVVTKDIPDNSLAVGNPAKIIRKLNQEPQQNT, encoded by the coding sequence ATGAAAACAGAAAAAGAAAAAATGATTTCGGGAGAATACTACATTGCAGGTGATCCTGTTTTAGTAAAAGAACGTCGAAAAGCCAAGAATTTGTTACATCGCTTAAACGTAACCGAATATCGTTTGACTAAGAAAGCCAAAGAAATTATAGCCGAATTAATTCCGAATACTGGTAAAAGTTTTTATATAGAACCTCCATTTCATTGTGATTACGGATACAATATTACTTGCGGAGACAACGTTTATTTCAATGTCAATTGTGTTGTTTTAGACTGCGCCCCCGTCACTATTGGCTCAAATGTATTTTTTGCACCGAACGTTCAAATCTACACAGCGACGCATCCACTTGACGCCGAATTGCGAAAATCATTAGAAAATGCATTGCGCATTTCTATTGGAGATGATTGCTGGATTGGCGGAAACTCTGTAATTTGTCCAGGTGTAACCATCGGAAAAGGCTGTGTTATTGGAGCAGGATCTGTAGTTACAAAAGACATTCCGGACAACTCGTTGGCTGTTGGAAATCCGGCGAAAATAATTAGAAAATTAAATCAAGAACCCCAACAAAATACATAA
- a CDS encoding YciI family protein, which produces MKKLILILGFLFLSTLGFSQDTETKYDENLAKSLNADEYGMKKYVFCLLKTGTNTTASKEETQKLFEGHMANINKLAKEGKLVVAGPFMKNDRNYRGIYVFNVTTIEEAQALVATDPAIKANLLEAELTPWYATAALQETLKIHEKIAKKKI; this is translated from the coding sequence ATGAAAAAATTAATACTAATACTTGGATTTTTATTTCTAAGTACACTTGGGTTTTCTCAGGATACGGAGACAAAATATGATGAAAATCTGGCAAAATCCTTAAATGCAGATGAGTACGGAATGAAAAAATATGTGTTCTGTCTTTTAAAAACAGGAACGAACACTACTGCCTCAAAAGAAGAAACCCAAAAATTATTTGAAGGTCATATGGCCAATATCAATAAACTCGCCAAAGAAGGAAAATTGGTTGTTGCCGGACCTTTTATGAAAAATGATCGAAATTACAGAGGTATTTATGTTTTTAATGTCACAACTATTGAAGAAGCACAAGCACTCGTAGCTACCGATCCTGCAATAAAGGCAAATTTACTAGAAGCTGAACTAACACCTTGGTACGCAACAGCAGCTTTGCAGGAAACGTTAAAAATTCACGAAAAGATCGCTAAGAAAAAAATATAG
- a CDS encoding DinB family protein: MSESRRVSNLYQSIYNGNPWLEVTLANTLKDVTAEQAYRKINPNLNTIWEIVNHLIQWRRNILRRVQGETIVTPDHNYFVPILDSSEVSWEQSLQSLAKSQELWTAFFNDFNDADFDKIDPNNNHNFYEDIHGIIQHDVYHLGQIVILKKLL; this comes from the coding sequence ATGTCAGAAAGCAGAAGAGTTTCAAATTTATATCAATCCATTTATAATGGAAATCCGTGGCTTGAGGTAACTTTAGCAAATACTTTAAAAGATGTGACCGCAGAGCAGGCTTACAGAAAAATAAACCCTAATTTAAATACGATTTGGGAAATTGTCAATCATCTTATCCAATGGAGAAGGAATATTTTAAGACGTGTCCAGGGAGAAACAATAGTAACCCCTGATCATAACTATTTTGTTCCTATCCTGGATTCATCTGAAGTTTCTTGGGAACAATCCCTTCAAAGCCTTGCAAAATCACAAGAATTATGGACTGCCTTCTTTAATGATTTTAATGATGCTGATTTTGATAAAATAGACCCAAACAACAATCATAATTTTTATGAAGATATTCACGGCATTATTCAGCATGACGTTTATCATTTGGGGCAGATTGTGATTTTAAAGAAGTTACTTTAA
- a CDS encoding carbon-nitrogen hydrolase family protein, whose product MNIAIAQIKPVKGDIPANIEKHIKFIEFASLLKTDFIFFPELSLTGYEPELSEKLAVNTDDNKFDVLQLTSDQKIIAFGVGVPTIHQNGTRISMIIFQPKQPRLVYSKQQLHEDELPYFKNGNEQILITLKNQKIAPAICYESLQIDHADEAFKLGAQIYIASVAKSQNGINKAFIHYPDIAKKYKMPVLMSNCIGECDNFISAGFSSVWNKEGELLLQFDNQEEGIIIFNTETEKVKKQII is encoded by the coding sequence ATGAACATTGCCATTGCACAAATAAAACCAGTGAAAGGAGATATTCCGGCTAACATAGAAAAACATATTAAATTTATTGAATTTGCTTCTTTATTAAAAACTGATTTCATTTTTTTTCCGGAACTTTCATTAACAGGTTATGAACCGGAACTTTCAGAAAAACTTGCTGTAAATACAGATGACAACAAATTCGATGTATTGCAACTGACTAGCGACCAGAAAATAATCGCCTTTGGAGTTGGAGTTCCAACTATACATCAAAACGGAACTCGTATTAGCATGATTATTTTTCAGCCCAAACAGCCAAGACTTGTTTATTCAAAGCAACAGCTTCATGAGGATGAATTACCCTATTTTAAAAATGGAAATGAACAAATTTTAATCACTCTTAAAAATCAAAAAATTGCACCTGCAATTTGCTATGAGAGCTTACAAATTGATCATGCAGATGAAGCTTTTAAACTTGGAGCACAAATTTATATTGCAAGCGTTGCAAAGTCACAAAACGGAATAAATAAAGCTTTTATCCATTATCCAGACATCGCTAAAAAATATAAAATGCCTGTTTTAATGTCAAATTGTATCGGAGAATGTGATAATTTCATTAGTGCTGGTTTTAGTTCTGTTTGGAATAAAGAAGGAGAATTACTTCTTCAATTTGATAATCAGGAAGAAGGCATAATAATTTTTAATACTGAAACAGAGAAAGTTAAGAAACAAATTATTTAA
- a CDS encoding TonB-dependent receptor, with product MKTKLFFTIAFLFITTLFFAQNTISGKVVDEKGKPVPGANIYIDGTYDGATSSETGEFSFETTATGNQFLIVSFLIYDTFKKEIDVSNFKEQTVKLRENVNALDAVVITAGTLESGDKARVSVLKPLDIVTTAGSAGNIIAALQTLPGTQTVGEDGRLFVRGGEASETQTFVDGIRVAQPYGATTNNLPTRGRFSPFLFSGIAFSTGGYSAEYGEALSSVLLLNTQDEPDMNKTDIALMTVGLGLGNTQKWEKSSLSVNTAYINLAPYQAVIPQNVDWNNPYQSLSGETVYRYHFTNGIFKLYAAFDSEKFDLNQKNINFEDKIRTDLNNNNFYLNASYKGTFGTGWQLTSGISYGYNNNKIKYDINDVDSNENAAQLKLKLRKNVSDHFKLSFGADYFITKFNENFDNNASTQVSNGYDSNIAAFYTEGDILFSKNLAAKVGFRLSNNSLLNETNIAPRASIAYKVSKSSQFSFAYGDFSQTPVVDYIKYSKYHQFESEKARHYILNYQFTKPGQTFRAEAYYKDYSNLVQYDTRDIAYNSVFNNNGSGYAKGLDIFWRDSNIYKNLEYWISYSYIDSERQYKNFPTMATPSFIANHSLSIVTKYFITDWKSQIGFTNSYSSGRPYNDPNQTQFMSGKTKSYNSLSFNWAYLLTTQKILYFSVSNVLGSQNVFGYDYAKLPDANGVYQRQAVVPTADRFFFVGFFWTISKNKNENQLKNL from the coding sequence ATGAAGACCAAATTATTTTTTACGATTGCCTTTTTATTTATTACGACGCTCTTTTTCGCTCAAAATACCATTTCCGGAAAAGTGGTTGACGAAAAAGGAAAACCAGTTCCTGGCGCCAATATTTATATAGATGGAACTTACGATGGCGCAACAAGTTCTGAAACCGGAGAATTCTCTTTTGAAACTACAGCAACCGGAAATCAATTTTTAATAGTAAGTTTTTTAATTTATGATACTTTCAAAAAAGAAATTGATGTTTCTAATTTTAAAGAGCAAACGGTAAAATTAAGAGAAAATGTAAACGCGCTTGATGCTGTTGTTATTACTGCCGGAACTTTAGAATCAGGAGACAAAGCGAGAGTTTCGGTTTTAAAACCTTTAGATATTGTAACCACTGCGGGATCTGCCGGAAATATTATTGCGGCTTTGCAAACTTTGCCGGGAACTCAAACTGTTGGCGAAGACGGACGTTTATTTGTGCGTGGAGGAGAAGCCAGCGAAACGCAAACTTTTGTTGACGGAATTCGTGTCGCACAACCATATGGCGCTACAACCAATAATTTACCAACCCGAGGAAGGTTTTCTCCATTTTTATTCAGCGGGATTGCTTTTTCAACCGGTGGATATTCAGCTGAATATGGCGAAGCTTTGTCAAGTGTTTTATTATTAAACACACAAGACGAACCAGATATGAACAAAACCGATATCGCTTTAATGACAGTTGGTTTAGGTTTAGGAAATACTCAAAAATGGGAAAAAAGCTCTTTAAGCGTAAATACAGCGTACATTAATTTGGCTCCTTATCAGGCTGTGATTCCGCAAAATGTAGATTGGAATAATCCTTATCAATCTTTGTCTGGAGAAACGGTTTATCGTTATCATTTTACAAACGGAATTTTCAAATTATATGCTGCTTTTGATTCGGAGAAATTTGATTTGAATCAGAAAAACATAAACTTCGAAGATAAAATAAGAACTGATTTGAACAATAATAATTTCTATTTAAACGCTTCTTATAAAGGAACGTTTGGAACAGGCTGGCAGTTAACATCCGGAATTAGTTACGGTTACAACAACAATAAAATAAAATATGATATTAATGATGTTGACAGCAACGAAAATGCCGCACAACTGAAGTTAAAACTGAGAAAAAATGTTTCTGATCATTTTAAATTGTCTTTTGGTGCCGATTACTTCATTACCAAATTCAATGAAAATTTCGATAATAATGCTTCTACTCAGGTTTCAAACGGTTACGATTCAAATATTGCAGCTTTTTATACCGAAGGAGATATTTTGTTCTCGAAAAATTTAGCAGCAAAAGTAGGTTTCCGTCTTTCAAATAATAGTTTATTAAATGAAACCAATATTGCGCCAAGAGCTTCAATTGCTTATAAAGTTTCAAAAAGCAGTCAGTTTTCTTTCGCTTACGGAGATTTCTCTCAAACGCCAGTAGTAGATTATATTAAATATTCAAAATACCATCAATTTGAAAGTGAAAAAGCGAGACATTATATTTTAAACTACCAATTTACAAAACCAGGGCAGACGTTTAGAGCTGAAGCTTATTATAAAGATTACAGCAATTTGGTTCAGTATGATACGAGAGATATTGCTTATAATTCGGTTTTCAATAATAACGGTTCGGGATATGCAAAAGGTTTAGATATATTTTGGAGAGACAGTAACATATATAAAAACTTAGAATATTGGATTTCTTATTCTTATATCGATTCAGAAAGACAGTACAAAAACTTCCCAACAATGGCGACACCAAGTTTTATCGCCAATCACAGTTTATCAATTGTAACTAAATATTTTATTACCGACTGGAAATCACAAATAGGTTTCACCAACAGTTATAGTTCAGGTCGTCCGTATAATGATCCAAACCAAACGCAGTTTATGAGTGGTAAAACAAAATCGTATAACAGTTTAAGTTTTAACTGGGCATATTTATTAACGACACAAAAAATCCTGTATTTCTCCGTTTCCAATGTATTAGGAAGTCAAAACGTATTCGGATACGATTACGCAAAACTCCCAGATGCAAACGGAGTATATCAAAGACAAGCCGTAGTACCAACTGCAGACCGTTTCTTCTTTGTAGGTTTCTTTTGGACAATAAGCAAGAATAAAAATGAGAATCAGTTGAAGAATTTGTAG